In the Topomyia yanbarensis strain Yona2022 chromosome 3, ASM3024719v1, whole genome shotgun sequence genome, one interval contains:
- the LOC131693069 gene encoding general odorant-binding protein 67-like, with product MTSIAMSAFRSSARACRTISRKTPRCALVPPLAKDKLALFKMKGFFEAKGQPPPDSKSCFEGATRKAPDCCPLPPLIEKNIVDDCREKYIDLKIVPGAKRREGSCIAQCVFHDIKAFNASSNTLDKEAVEKVILQTAGSNEDIGSMLSKIISDCHGRVTKNPVFLIQPISTVPGRAGCSFLPQALINCIKTELFTNCPSSLWFGGPECDKLKQKLSVGCSFSSIVG from the exons ATGACCAGCATAGCTATGTCGGCATTCAGATCGTCCGCCAGGGCCTGCCGGACGATTTCTAGGAAGACCCCAAGATGTGCTCTGGTCCCTCCCCTTGCCAAAGACAAACTGGCGCTGTTCAAGATGAAAGGTTTCTTCGAG GCCAAAGGGCAACCTCCTCCGGATAGTAAATCTTGCTTCGAAGGTGCCACACGCAAGGCACCTGATTGTTGTCCTCTTCCTCCGTTGATAGAGAAGAACATTGTAGACGACTGCAGAGAGAAGTACATCGATCTGAAGATAGTACCAGGAGCCAAGCGAAGGGAAGGATCA TGCATTGCGCAGTGTGTTTTTCACGACATCAAAGCTTTCAATGCAAGCAGTAATACCCTGGACAAGGAGGCTGTGGAAAAAGTGATTCTACAAACTGCTGGCAGCAACGAGGACATCGGGTCAATGTTGAGCAAAATCATCAGCGATTGTCATGGGCGGGTGACAAAGAATCCCGTATTTTTAATACAACCAATTTCGACAGTTCCCGGGAGAGCCGGTTGCAGTTTTCTACCGCAGGCACTGATAAACTGTATCAAAACCGAACTGTTTACG AATTGTCCGTCCAGTCTTTGGTTCGGGGGACCAGAGTGTGATAAGTTGAAACAGAAGCTTTCTGTGGGGTGTTCGTTCTCTTCCATAGTTGGATGA
- the LOC131693199 gene encoding general odorant-binding protein 67-like — MSKIITFAVVATVLLKSAICQPQADSASCMHGNSKTIKDCCQFPSFVDQSIMNRCATENPTIAPAPGVKKTEGCCIAQCLMTTLNTFKNNTIDKTALKRALSTSNIGSDRNFGPLINSTVDECVNIVSTNPAFKATPVSSTPGRAACSFMPEGFFNCFKSTLFQRCPAAVWTDSTDCKQLKQKSISGCSFVALMG; from the exons atgtcaaaaattatcACGTTTGCTGTTGTCGCTACTGTTCTACTAAAATCT gCAATATGCCAACCGCAGGCTGACAGCGCATCATGTATGCATGGAAACTCCAAAACGATCAAGGATTGCTGCCAGTTTCCATCGTTCGTGGATCAGAGTATTATGAATCGCTGTGCTACCGAAAATCCAACGATTGCTCCTGCTCCCGGTGTCAAAAAGACGGAAGGATGC TGCATCGCCCAGTGTCTGATGACAACGCTGAACACCTTCAAGAACAATACCATAGATAAAACGGCCCTCAAAAGAGCATTGTCCACGTCCAATATCGGATCGGATCGTAACTTTGGTCCACTGATTAACAGCACCGTGGACGAATGTGTTAACATTGTCAGCACTAATCCAGCATTCAAAGCGACGCCGGTTTCGTCGACGCCGGGCCGGGCGGCTTGTAGTTTTATGCCGGAAGGATTTTTCAACTGTTTCAAATCGACACTGTTTCAG AGATGTCCTGCCGCGGTTTGGACCGATAGTACCGACTGTAAACAGCTGAAGCAGAAATCAATCTCGGGATGTTCGTTTGTGGCTCTGATGGGTTAG